Within bacterium, the genomic segment GCCGCCGCGGACTCCGCCCGGCGCTTGAAGTCCTTCAGCGCGGCGCTCCGCGCGTCGGCGCGAATCGTGAACTCCCCCGGCCGGAGACTGATGCCGCCGTTGACCTGGAACTTCGACCTGGTCTGCCAGGATGCGGCCGCCTTCCCGCGCTCGTGGTACGTCTTCATGATCGCCCCGTAGCGCCGCTCGAGGTCCTCGCGCTCGGCGACGAGGCCAGCCGGCGCCGGCTCGCCGGCCGCGACCAGCTCGGCCCGCACGCGCTCGAGCTCCGCGCGCAGCTCCCCGAGCCGGGTGCGGTCGGCGACCTGCTCCGCCCGCTCGGCCTCCCCCGCCGGTGGCAGCGGGTACGCCAGCCGCTGCGAGAGGAACTCCAGCAGCGACAGCAGGTCCCGTTCCGTCCGCAGCAGCGACCGCACCGGCGCTTCGCGCCCGTCCTTGAAGCGCGCCACGGCTTCCGCCTCGTACTCGCCGCAGGCCCGGCGCCCGGCCTTGTCCCGCGTGCAGAGCCAGGCCGCGAAGGACTGCGGATCGTGGAAGAACTCGCCGACCGCCTGCTGCAGCGCCGGCGTCAGCCACAGCACCCCGGACTGCTCCCGGACGAGCGTCCCCGTGATCGCCGCGCCCGGCGGGATCGGGAGGTACTCGGTGGTGACGATGCGCTCCAGGGTCCGCGGCGTGGACACCGCCGGCAACTGGACGGCGAGCAGCGCGTCGAGGTCCAGCCCCGAGGTGTCCGAGCGCCTCAGCCACGTCGCCACCGCCATGAGACGGGCCACCGCGGCCAGGTCGCCGATCTCGGGGAACGCGGCGGCGTAGCGCTCGTACTGCTCGTTGAGCTGGCGGATGTTGGCGCGCGCCGAGGGCGGAAGCGCCGCGCGCTTCCTGCGCCCGTCCGCGCCCTCGAACCCCTTCCCGATGCGCTCCGCGTCCGCGGTGAAGCGCGGCCGCGTGATCACCGCGAAGCCGTCGCGCGGGTCGGCGTCGACGCTCACGGACTCCGGGTAGAACCAGTAGCGGCTCGAGACCCACGTCTCGGCCTGCTCCGCATCCGGGTCGAGCATCCCCCGCTCGGAGTTGGTCATGAACTCCGGAATGCGCCGGCGGATCTCCGCGCGGACGTCCCGGTGCGTGACCGGGTCGAGGCCGGTGCACACCGTCTTGAACCGCCGGTCCGCGGCGAGCACCGCGGCGCCGATCCGCGTGTCCTCGAGGGTGCCGCCGAAGTTGACGCTGGTGAGCACCGGGTCGGCGTTGGGGTCGAGGCTGACGAAGGCGTCGTTGTCGCCCGCGTGGAAGGCGGCGCGGTACGCGACCGCCAGGTCGGCCAGCGACACGGGCTCGCCGCCGAGGCTGTCGCGCCGGTCGGGCCGCGCGAAGAGGACGAGCCCGGCCGCCGCGTCGAGCTGCGCCCCCTCGAGCTGTCCCCCGCGGCCGAAGAACTCCTCGAGCGCGGCCAGGTCGGGGGGAGGCCGTTCCGGAGGGAAGTCCGCGGCCGTCACGGTCGCCGGCCGGAGCGAGAGCATCAGCTCGCGTCGCCGGTAGTCGTTGCGGTACGCGAAGATCTCGACGGTCAGCGCGGCGCCGACATCGGCCGCGAGCGCCGCGAGGCAGTGGCGGACGACGGGGTAGTGCTCGCGCCAGGCCGCGGCGGCGTCGGTCCCCGGGAGGAACAGGCGGACCCGCCCCTTCCGGTCGGCGGCGGCGCGGTAGCGCCCCCCGCGAAACAGCGCCACCCACGCCGGCTGCGGCGAGCCCGGCGGCCACCGCTCAAGCACGTCCGTGCGCGGCTCCTGGTCGGGGCCGAAGACCATCTCGACCGCGTACGGCAGGAGCGAGGAGTAGGCGTCCAGGAAGGGCTGGAGGAACGAGCGCGGCGTCCCGGCGTCGAGCACCGCCGCGCTGAGCTTCCGGCCCGTCCTCGTGACGGCGTCCGGGTCGATCAGTTCGGCGTAGGAGACCGCGATCGACGCGGGGGCGCCGGCCGACGTCCTCGCCGCCCGCGGACGCGGCGCGCCGCTCCCCGCCGACGCCGGCGCGGGCGCGGCGGCAAGCAGCGCCAGCGTGGCCAGGACCGGGGCGACGCGCGCGACCGACCGCTGTCCGAGCATGGGGGAGACGATAGTGCGCGGGGCGGCGGTTGTCCAACGCCCGGGAGGTCCGTGTGCTATGCTGAGCGCGCATCCTTGGCATTTCCGCGGCGCGAACGCGCGCGGCGCGACGCCCTTCGGGATGCGGCTGGAGGACACGATGACGGAGAGCGAGGCGAAGTACCGCGCCCTGGTCGACGCGACGGACGACTCGATCTACCAGCTCGACCGCGAGTGCCGCTACCTCTTCATGAACCGCAAGCACATGGCCCGGATGGGGTTCGCGGGCGACGAGTTCGTCGGCCGCTCGTACGCGGACTTCCACAGCACGGAGGAGTCGCGGTGGATGCGCGAGAAGGTGGCGGCGGTCTTCGAGACCGGCACGTCGCTGCGCCACGAGCACCGCAGCCGCAGGGACGGCAACGACTTCCTGCTCACCCTGAGCCCGGTGCGACGGGCGGACGGCGGCGTCTCGTCGGTGATCGTCGTCTCGAAGGACGTGACGGCGCTCAAGCGGCTCGAGGAGGAGCTGCGCTCGCTGTCGCTCACCGACGCGCTCACGGGCCTCTACAACCGCCGGGGCTTCACCACGCTTGCCGTCCAGCAGCTCAAGCTCGCCGACCGGCGGCGCGAGGGCGTGTACATGCTCTACGCCGACATGGACGGGCTGAAGCAGATCAACGACACCTTCGGCCACAAGGAGGGCGACCGCGCCCTCGCCGAGGCCGGACGGCTGCTGCGGACGACCTACCGGACCTCGGACGTCATCTCGCGCATCGGCGGCGACGAGTTCGCCGTGATCCCCGTGGGGACCATCGCCGACGCCGTCCCCGCGATCATCGGCCGCTTCCAGCGCAACCTCGACGCGTTCAACGCCGAAGCGCAGCTTCCCTACCGCCTCTCGGTGAGCGTCGGCGTCATCATGTACGACCCCGGCAAGCCGCTGCCCCTGGACGAACTGCTGGCGGAGGCCGACCGCGTGATGTACGAGCAGAAGCGCGGGAGGCGGGGACCGGCGTAGCGCCGCGCGCGCCGGCGCGACCGCTCCTTCAGGTCACCAGGACCTTCGCGCCCCGGATCCGCCGCTCCTTCAGATCCAGCAGCGCCCGGTTCGCCTCCGCGAGAGGAAGGACCTCGACCTCGGGGCGGATGCCGGCCGCGGCGGCGAACGCGAGGAACTCGGCGACGTCGGCGCGCGCGATGTTCGCGACGCTCACCAGCTCCTTCTCCATCCAGAGGTCGCGCGGGTAGTCGAGGCCCGCCAGCGCGCCCTTGTCCGCATCCTCCTTGCGGATGGCGTTCACGACGAGCCGGCCGCCGGGCCCGAGCGCGCGCAGGCCGGCCACGACCGGCGCCCACGCCGGCGTGGTGTCGATGGCGCAATCGAGCGGCTCCGGCGGCGCGTCGCCGAAGTCCCCGGCCCACGCCGCGCCCTCTTCCAGCGCGAAGGCGCGCTCGCCCGGCGTGCGCGAGAAGACGTGCACCCGCGACCGCGGGAAGCGCCGCCGCACGACGCGCAGGACCAGGTGCCCGGACGCGCCGAAGCCGACGAGGCCTATCGCGCCGCCGTCGACGGGGCCCGCCAGCCGCAGCGCGCGCCAGCCGATCGCCCCGGCGCACAGCAGCGGCGCGGCTTCCACGTCGTCGATGGCCGCGGGCAGCGGCACCGCGAAGCCCTCCCGCACGACGGCATATTCGGCGTAGCCGCCGTCCGCATCGCGCCCGGTGGCCCGGAAGTCGGGACAGAGGTTCTCGCGCCCCCCCGCGCAGAAGGCGCACGACCCGCAGGCGCCGTTGATCCAGGCGATCCCGACGCGCTCGCCGACGCTGCGCAGCGAGCAGCCCTCGCCGAGGGCCGCGACCGTGCCCACGACCTGGTGGCCGGGCACCAGCGGCAGGCGGCCCGGCGGCGTGCGGCCCTCGATCACGTCGAGGTCGGTGTGGCAGACGCCGCAGGCGGCCACGCGCACCAGGACCTCGCCCGCGCGCGGCGCCGGCACGGGAAGATCCTCGAGGACGAGCGGCGCGCGTTCGCGGCGCAGATCATGCAGCGCCCGGAGCACCATCGCCTTCACGGGGCGTTCGCCTCCCGTCGGGCGCAGGTGCCCGGCACGGCCGCGCCTACACCTTGTGGCAACCCGGCTGCACGCAGGCCGGCCCGAGGCCGCCGCGGGTACGCGACGGGCCGTGGCAGCGGCTGCAGTCGATTCCCGGCTGGTTGTGGCGGATCCCCGCGCGGACCGTCTGGTGATCGTTGGCGTTGTGGCAGTTGTAGCAGTTCGGCCCGCTGCCGCCGTGCAACGTCGGGCCGTGGCAGCCCACACAGAATGTCAGCGGGTCGGTGAAGCCCTCCCGATGGCCGACGCCCCCGAGGTCGACGGAATGACCGTTGTCCCCCGAGTTGCACGCCGCGAACAGCGGCACCAGCAGGGCCAGGCCGGGCAGGACAAACCTCCTCAGTGCAGCCTTCATGGGCGCGCTCCCTTCGTTGCGTTGGTTTACCGGAAGGTAGGGCGCGCCCGGGCCACCGTCAAGCGCTCCGTCGGCGGACGGGCGCTTGATCCAGATCAAGGCGAGGCGGTCGCCGATGGGGTACCCTACGATCCGTGAACGGCATGGGCACGACGGATGACCGGGGCTCGCGCATCGGGCGCACCCGCCCCCTGGTCCGGCGCCTGCGGGCGGCGGTCCAGTCGGGCGTCTTCCTGCTCGTGCTCTGGGGCGGCTACGACCTCTGGCGTTTCGCGGGCGAGCTGGAGGCCGGCCGCGTCCCGGCGTTCGCCAAGCCGCTCTCGCCCGAGGGATTCCTGCCGATCGGCTCGCTCATGTCGCTCAAGCTCTGGGTGACGACCGGCGCCTGGGACCCGTGGCACCCGGCCGGCATGGTGATCCTGGGCGCGGCCCTGGCGCTCTCGCTGGCATTGCGCAAGAGCTTCTGCGGCTGGCTCTGCCCCGTGGGGACGCTCTCCGAGGTCCTCTGGCGCGGCGGGCGGCGGCTCTTCGGCCGCACCTTCGCGCTCCCGCGGTGGGCCGATCTCACGCTGCGCCCGCTCAAGTACGCGCTGCTCACCTTCTTCTTCTGGATCATCGTCGTGCGGATGTCGCCGGAGGCGATCCAGGGCTTCCTCGCCACCGACTACTGGAAGGCGGGCGACCTGAAGATGCTGCGCTTCTTCACCGACATGTCCGCGACGACCGCCGTGGTGCTCGCGGCGCTGGTGGCGCTGTCGCTGGTGACGAAGTCGTTCTGGTGCCGTTTCCTCTGTCCCTACGGCGCGCTGCTCGGCCTGCTCGCCGCCGCCGGCCCCGTGCGGGTGCGCCGCGACGCGGACCGCTGCGCCAACTGCGGCGCCTGCGCCCGCCACTGCCCCGCGCTGCTGCCGGTTGACCGCAAGGCCGGCATCGCGTCGCCCGAGTGCATCGGTTGCCTGACCTGCGTGAGCCGCTGCCCGGTCCCCGGCGCGCTCGACGTCTCCCTGGCGCGCCGGCGGGTGATCCCGCCGTGGCTCTACGCGGCCGCGCTCGTGGCCATCTTCTTCGGGATACTGCTCGCCGCCCGCGCGACCGGGCACTGGCACTCGGGCGTCAGCGGGGAGGAGTACCTGCGGATCGTGCCGTCGCTGGCGGGGCTCGCGCACGCCTGATCCGGGGGACGACGCGTCGGGTTGACTTCCCGGCGCGCGGCACTAAGATCGTAGTCATCTGGACGAATCTCCACGGGGCTCTCCGGGACGTACTGCCGCACGCTGAGAGGGGATCCGTTTCATGAGCCGCGAAGCGAGCGGGCCGCAGGACAACACAGCGCCGGGGCACGAGTCCGCCCCCCACCCGCTCCTTGCCCTGGAGGAGCGCGCGGAGCGGTTCCGCACGCTCGTCGAGGCCTCAAGCGACTGGATCTGGGAGGTCGACGAGAACGGCGTCTACACCTACGTCAGCCCGAAGGTGCGGGACGTGCTCGGCTACGAGCCGGGCGAGGTGCTCGGGCGGACGCCGTTCGACTTCATGCCCCCCGAGGAGCGCGAGCGCGTGGCCACGGAATTCCTCGGCCACGTCCGCCACGGCGAGCCCATCACGGCGCTCGAGAACGTCAACCTCCGCAAGGACGGCGGGCGGGTGACCCTCGAGACGAGCGGGGTGCCGGTCCGGGACGCCGAAGGCCGCCTGCGCGGCTACCGCGGCATCGACCGCGACATCTCCGCGCGCAAGCGCGCCGAGCAGGCGCTGCGCGAGAGCGAGGAGCGCTACCGCAAGCTCTACGAGCGCACGCCGGTGATGATGCACTCCATCGACGCGGAGGGTCGGCTGCTGAGCATCAGCGGCGCGTGGCTGGCGCAGCTGGGCTACACGCGCGAGGAGGTGATCGGGCGCCGCTCGACCGACTTCCTGACCGAGCGCTCCCGCCGCTACGCCCGGGAGGTCGTGCTGCCGGCGTTCATGAAGTCGGGCGTCTGCAGGGACGTGGAATACCAGTTCGTCAGGAAGGACGGCTCGGTCATGGACACCCTGCTCTCCGCCATCGCCGAGCACGACGCCTCGGGGGCGTTCGTGCGCTCCCTGGCCGTCGTCGTCGACGTCACCGAGAAGCGCGCCCTCGAGCAGGAGCGGCTGCGCGCCCAGAAGCTCGAGTCGATCGGCACGCTGGCCGGAGGCATCGCCCACGACTTCAACAACCTGCTCCAGGGCGTCTTCGGCTACATCTCGATGGCCCGGCTCAAGACCGACCGCCCCGACGAGGTCCTGGCAATGCTCAGCGAGGCGGAGCAGGCGCTGCACCAGGCGGTGGGCCTCACGAGCCAGCTGCTGACCTACGCCAAGGGCGGCGGCCCGCTCAAGAAGATCATCGCGCTGCAGCCGGTGATCGAGAACGCGGTGCGCCTCGCCCTCAGCGGCTCGCGCGCCAGGCCGGAGCTGGCGATCCCCGGCGACCTCTGGGCGGTGGACGCCGATGCCGGCCAGATCGGCCAGGTGGTGCAGAACATCGTCCTGAATGCGGAGCAGTCGATGCCCTCGGGCGGCACCGTCACGGTGACCGCGCGCAACGTCCCCGCGGCGGGCGGGCCGGCGGCGCACGCGGGCGCCTCCCCGGGGAACGTCGAGATCGTCATCCGGGACGAGGGGACCGGCATCGCGGCCGAGCACCTGCCGCGGGTCTTCGACCCCTACTTCACCACGAAGGAGAAGGGGACCGGGCTCGGCCTGGCCACGGTCTACTCCATCGTCAGGAACCATGGCGGGACCGTCGACCTCGCGTCCGAGCCCGGCCGCGGGACGACGGTGACGGTATTGCTCCCGGCGGCGCCCGCGCAGCCCGATGTCGAGCCGGCCCCGGCGCCTCGGGCGCGCCGGCCGCTGGCGGAGCCCCGGCGCGCCAGGATCCTGGTCATGGACGACGAGCCGGTCGTCCGCGAGGTGGCCGGCGCGCTGCTCGGGGCCATCGGCCACGAACCGACCCTCGCGGAGAACGGCGAGGCCGCGCTCGAGCGCTACCGCGAGGCCGCGGCGGCCGGCCGGCCCTTCGACGCCGTGATCCTGGACCTGACGGTCCGCGGCGGGATGGGGGGGAAGGAGACGATGCGCCGGCTCCTGGAGCTGGACCCGGCCGTGAAGGCGATCGTCTCGAGCGGCTACTCCGCCGACGGCGTGCTCGCGGACTACCGCGACCACGGCTTTCGCGACGTGCTCGCGAAGCCCTACACGCTGACCGGCCTGCGGGACGTGCTCGACCGCCTCCTCGCCTGACGGGAAGCCGCCCGGGCGCGGCGCCCGGACCGCGGCTCCGGCGGACAATCCTCAGCGGCAGCGCTCGAGGCCCCGCCGCGCCGGCCCGTTGCCCGGGTCCAGCCGCAGGCAGCGCTCGAACGCGGCGCGCGCCTTCGCGCAGTCCCCCGCGAAGAGCGCGGCCATCCCCTGGCGCGACCACGCGTCGGCCAGCACGCGGAAGTAGCGCGCGAGATACGGGCTGCCGGGGTGGATGCGCGCCGCCGCGTTCCAGCTGCGCTCGGCCTCGTCGTACTCCCGGAGCTTGAAGTGCGCCAGGCCGAGGCTCAGGTGCGCGGTGAGGTAGTCGGGGTAGAGCGCGAGCGCGCGCTGGAGGTAGCCGATGGCCGTGCGCAGGCACTGCGCCTCCCGCCCGCGCCAGGCCGGCAGCTCCGCCAGGTCGATCCAGCGCCCGCCGGCGTTGGTCAGGCACAGCACGCTGTCGGGCGCCACCGTGACATCGTGCGTGAACAACGCAGTGTCGTTCCGCCAGTCGCGGTTGCGCGCGACCGTACGCACGCCGGCGAGCACCACCACGGCAGCGAGGCCGGCCAGCAGCGCCGCGCGCCCGCCCGGCGCGGACAGGCGCGGCCGCTGCACGACGGCCACGCAGGCCCAGCCCGCTGCGACCGCCCACCCCAGCGACGCGTGGTAGATCAACCGCTCCGCCATCGTGGTGCCGACGTCGAACAGGACGTTGGCAACCGGCAGGAACGTGGCGAAGAAGAACACGAGCCCCCAGCCCGCCGCGTGCCGCCGGCGCGCAAGCCAGACCGCGAGCAGCGCGAGCGCGGCGAACAGGGCGAGCGACGCCAGCGCCTGCCCCCCGGCAAGCTCGCGGTACGGGATGCTGCGGTACCCGTAGTCCGAGACGAGAACCGCCGGGAAGAAGAGCAGCCCCAGGTACTTCGACCAGACGACGGCCTTCGTGCCGGCGGCCTGCGAGGGCGTGGCGAGCAGGTACGGGTCGCTGAGCACGTCGGGGGGCGGCGGCGGCCCGCCCGGCGGCAGCACCGCCAGGCGCGCGGCGGCGAAGACGGCCAGCGGCACCGCCACGGCGAGCGCGAGGCCCAGGTGCCGCCGCAGCGGGCGCTCCTTTCCGAGCAACCAGACCGTGGCGGGGACGAGCGCGAGCAGCGCGAAGGCGTACTCCTTCGAGAACGCCGCCAGCAGCGTCGCGGCGGCGACGCCGGCGAGGTGCCGCGCCCGGCCGGTCTCGAGGTGCCGGCAGGCGGCGATCAGCGCGAGGACGATGAAGAGCAGCGAAAGGATCTCGTCGCGGCTCTTGACGTTGGCGACGACCTCGGTGTGGACCGGGTGGACCGCGAAGAGCAGCGCGGCGACGAAGGCCGCGTCCGGCTGCTCCCGCAGCGGGTGGCGCGCGAGCAGCGCGTAGATCAGGAGGACCGACACGACATAGAGCGCGACGTTGCCGAGATGGCGCAGCCGATAGCCCCGGACGTAGCAGTCCGCGTCGTTCCACGTCCCGTCGCCGTTGACGTCCTCGTCCGCGTCGTCGCGGCCGTTGCCGTTGCGGTCCCAGCAGCGGGGCGGCAGCACGCCGCCGGGCCACGTCCCGACGATCTGCTGCTCGAGCGCGAACGTCGCGAGCGAGAGCGGGCGGTAGCGTCCCCCGCGGAGCCGCGAGGCGCCCCCCATCTGCTCGTAGTAGCTCTGGTAGGAGTCGCTCGTGAAGATGCCCGGCAGCCCCCGCAGCCCCTGGAGCACGTGGCGGTTGCGGTTGATGACGATCCCGTCGTCGAGCGCGAACCCGTGCCGCAGCGTGTTGACGTACAGCCCTGCGGCCACCACGGCCAGAACGAGCCACGGCTGCCACGGACGCCGGAACGGCAGGAGGCTCGACGGCGCGCGCGCCGCCCCCCTCTCCTCCCGCGCGGCGCTCGGCACGATCGCTTCCCCTCCCGGCCCGATGATACCGCGCCCGGGCCGCGCGGGGGGCCGGGCGACTGTTTCCCTTCAGGACCTCAAGGGGCGCTCACCGCTCGCCGGCGTGACTGGGGCTGCGGCTGCGGCGCGCCGCCCCCGACGTCCGGCCCGCCGGCCGCGTCCAGGTCCGCCGCCGGAGGAGCGACGGCCTTCTTGGCCGCCGCGGCCGCCTTGGCCGCCTCCTTCGCGGCGGCCAGCGCCTTCGGGCGATCCTTCATCGCCGTCCCGAGCTTCTTCATCTCCTCCTTGGCGAAGCCGAACTCAAAATGCAATGCGCCGGTCGCCGGCGCCTCTTCGGCGCTCTGTGCCTGGTCCTGCGTCAGCTGGCCCACGCCCCAGCGGGAGGGAGCGGACGCCCACCAGCCGGAGACCGGGGCGCCGCCTCCGGTCGCCATCCACCACGGCAGCTCCAGGTGCGGGTAGGGAATCGGCGGGAGCCCGGCCGGCGCGGGCATGCGGCCCATCCCCGGGGACCGCAGGAGGGTGGCGCCCGTCAGCGCCGGCCGCGAGAACGGCGGCATCTCCGAGCCCACGTTGGTCACGGGGTTCTGGCCCGCGTAGCCGTAGGGGTTCAGGTTGCGCGTCTCGTACACGCCCACGCTCTCGGCGGCGTCCCCGTGCGCGCCCGCCCCGGGGAAGGCGGCGCGCAGGGTCGGTTCGGCGGAGAGCCACAGCGCCGTCTCGGGGTCGTAGGGACGCCCGTCGAAGGAGTAGTACCCCGTCGTGTCGTCGAGTTCCCGCGCCGCGAACTGGTACGGCGCCCGGCGGGTGTTGGCGGACTCGTCGACGAAGACGCCGCCGAAGGGGAAGTACTCGCGGTGCTCGTAGAGTTCCCCCTGCGCGTCCGTGACAAAGGTCGTCGACCCGATCTGATCGCCGTGATAGAAGTACACGTCCTTCTCCACGGGCGGACGGCCGGCGGGGTTCGCCCCCGGCCGGTCCTGTTTCATCAGCTTGGTCGCAACGCGCTCGTCGCCCGCGAAGAAGTGCTTGAGGCCGACCTCGCGATTGCGCATGCTGAGGTAGCGGTTCACGAGGACCGTCTCCCCCTGCGGCCCGCGGGTGACCACGGGGACACCGGCGGCGTCGTACTTGTAACGTATCGTGTGGCCGTTGAGCGAGACGGCCTGGAGGCGGTTCTCTTCGTCCCAGACGAGGGTCCTTCGCCCATCCTGCCCCGGCGCCCTGACCACGATCTGGTTGCCGTTCGCGTCCCACTCCAGCCTCGCCGCGCCGATGCGGTCGGGCGCGTGCGCTCCCCTCCCGCCGTAGAGGTAGCGCGCGTCGAGGCTCGTCTTGCGGCGCGCGACCGGCTTCCCGGAGGGATTCACGACCTGGTGCACCCGGGTCATCGCCGTGATGTTGTGGATGCCGTCGTAGTCCACCTGCAGGGTGAACCGCTCCGCCTTCTCGCGCGGCCGCTCGAAGAGCCCGCTGGCGCCGGTGAGCCGGTTGAGGTCGTCGTAGACGAACGAGTAGTCCGTCGCCCCGCCCAGCCAGCGCGGGGAATCGGTGGCCGCGAGGTTGCGCGCGCGGGTGACGTTGCCCACGCGGTCGCAGCTCAGGCGCAGGTCCTGGAAGAACCCGCCCCGGCCGGGACCGGCTCCGGACTGCACGACCTCCAGGCACCGGTTGCGGGGATTGCGGCCGTAGCTGGTCGCAACGCCGTTGCCGTAGAGGACGAAGGCGCGGTCAAGGAACTTGTCGTACTCGAGCCGCCGCACGTAGACGTAGCGGTTGCCGCCCTTGGCGCCGGTCAGCTCCCGCAGCAGGCCGCCGGAGTCGTAGCGGTGGGTCAGCTCCTCGCCGTCCGGATAGGTCAGCAGCCCGAGCCTCCCCCACGTGTCGTGGCGCTGGCGCGTGACGTACACCTCGGGGCTGCCCGCGCTCCTGCCCTGGGTGTCCGACGCCACGGTCCTGGTCCGCACCGCGACCTCCCCGAGCGGGCCGTAGCGGAACTCCTCCACGCCCGACTCGTCCCCGACGCGGACGATCCGGCCGGCGCCGTTGCCGCCCGCGCCCGGCCGCCCCCACGCGATCGTCACGTTGTTCTCGGGGAACGCGGGATAGGCGATGGCGGTCAGGCGATTGAAGTCGTAGTCGTGAAGGATGCTCCTCCCCGAGAGCCGGAGGTTCGCCGTCACGCGCTCGACCACGTTCGCGGCCAGGTCGTAGCGGGCTTCCGTCCGACCGCCGTCCGGGCTCTCCAGGGCGGTGCGCCGCCCGAGGTTGTCGTACTCGGCCGCGACGGCGTTGCCCCGGTCGTCGGTCACGGCGACGAGACGGCGCAGCGGGTCGTACTCGTAGCTGGTCCAGATGTCGGGCGAGCCGCCCCCTGCGGACTCCTTCACGCCCACGACGAGGCCGCGCGCGTCCCGGTAGATCTCCCGCGGCGCGCCCCGCGCGTCGATCGCCCGCGCCAGCAGCCGCTGGGCCCCGCGGCGGTCCCGGCCGAACCCGAACTCGTACCGCGTGACGCTGCCGTCCGGGAGCGCGAGGCTCGTCGTGCGGTCGAGGACGTCCCACGTCGTGCGGGACGGCTCGACGCCGTCGACCCTGGTGTTCGGCACGCCGGGCGTACCCACCGCCTCCGTGACGGGGTGGCGTTGCGCCACCGTCCGCCCCGCGAAGTCGAACTTCGAGTCCCCGGATACCGCCATCACCCTCGCGGCAGCCACGCCGGCGCCCTGGTGCACCGAGGCGTCCCGTTTCGTCTGGGTGACCCGCCCGAGGCCGTCCACGAAGACGACGCGGTCGATGGTGTCGCCGGCCGGGTCGAAACGGTCCACGCGACGGGTCATGGCCCAGGGAGTGGCCTCGCCGTGGTGGTAGACGTGGCGCACGCTGTCCAGGCCGGCGCCGGCCTCGTAGGGCCCGATCGCGAACAGCAACCGCCCGAAGCCGTCGTAGCCGCGCTCGAGGGTGTTCCCGTTGATGTCCGTCTCGAGCAGGGGCTTGCCGTGCGCCAGGTCGTGCCGCGCCGTCGACACGTCGCCGTGGCTGTCGGAGATGCGCGCGAGGTGCGTGAACACGCGGTCGTCGTACCCGTAGGCCACCGCGTACCGCTGCCCCCTGAGGTTCGGCGGGAAGGTCGCCGAGAGCGTGTTGCCGTAGGGGTCGTAGGCGTAGTCCGTCGTCGCGGCGGCGCCGTCGGCGAGGTACTCCCGGACCTGCGTGACGTCCCCGGTCCCGGCCTCGATCGTCATGCCGCTGCGCTGCAGCTCGCGCCCCTGCGCCGAGTACCGGAGCGCATCGGGCTTCCCGACGATGTGCGCCGCCGTGTCGGCAAAGTAGCCGACATCCAGCCGCACGTCGTCCTCCGGACCTTCGTCGCCGAGGTCCACGACCTGCACGAGGTTCGACCACTTCACGCCCGGCGCGCCCTCTTTCAGCGCGTGCTCGTAGAGGATGGCGGTGGCCGTTCCCGGGGCGTCCGCGCCCTCGGAGAAGAGGCGGTCGGTCCGGCGCAGCTCGGGGAACACCGTCGCAACGTCGTCGTCGGTCGCCGCCAGCGGCTGCCCCGTCTCCACGTCGCGCAGGAGCCACGTGTGCCGCGTCTCGACGTACTTCCTCCCCTCGCCGTCCGCGACGGCCTCGTCCAGCAGCAGGCCCCGCGAGTAGAAGCCGGTGTTGGCGTACGTCCGGGTCACGCTGCGATAGGGCTGCCCGCCGGCGTCGAGCAGCGTCGCGACGACCGTGCCGTAGCCGTAGAACTCGCGCTCCCAGCGGTCGGAGCGGCCGCCCGCGTACTGGAAGACCGTCCGCTGCTCGTCGACGCCGTCGCCCGGCCAGCCGTCGCCCACCGTCGTCTTCGCGAGGACCCAGCGGGACTCCGGCATCTCGTAGGTGTTCCCGTCGCGCCGGTACTCGAGGGCGATCGTCCCCCCGAGCGGTCTGGCGACGGAGGCGAGGAGGTTGGTCCTGCCCGTGCGGTTGGGCGAGACCGTGAGCTGGTCGTCGCGGTCGGTCTCCACCAGGTCGGCGCAGCCGTCGCCGTCGACGTCGCGCAGGTCGCTCTTCTGGCGGGTGATGCTCCGCTCGTAGTCGCCGCCGGGGTTGACGATGATGTAGCAGCCCACGAGGCACAGGGGGCCGATGGGGACCGTGAAGTAGACGCCGCCGCCGAGGCTCACGGCGGTGCTCGTGACGCCCGTGCCCGGCGACCAGGGAACCGGCGGGGCGAA encodes:
- a CDS encoding GGDEF domain-containing protein, producing the protein MTESEAKYRALVDATDDSIYQLDRECRYLFMNRKHMARMGFAGDEFVGRSYADFHSTEESRWMREKVAAVFETGTSLRHEHRSRRDGNDFLLTLSPVRRADGGVSSVIVVSKDVTALKRLEEELRSLSLTDALTGLYNRRGFTTLAVQQLKLADRRREGVYMLYADMDGLKQINDTFGHKEGDRALAEAGRLLRTTYRTSDVISRIGGDEFAVIPVGTIADAVPAIIGRFQRNLDAFNAEAQLPYRLSVSVGVIMYDPGKPLPLDELLAEADRVMYEQKRGRRGPA
- a CDS encoding zinc-binding alcohol dehydrogenase family protein; this translates as MVLRALHDLRRERAPLVLEDLPVPAPRAGEVLVRVAACGVCHTDLDVIEGRTPPGRLPLVPGHQVVGTVAALGEGCSLRSVGERVGIAWINGACGSCAFCAGGRENLCPDFRATGRDADGGYAEYAVVREGFAVPLPAAIDDVEAAPLLCAGAIGWRALRLAGPVDGGAIGLVGFGASGHLVLRVVRRRFPRSRVHVFSRTPGERAFALEEGAAWAGDFGDAPPEPLDCAIDTTPAWAPVVAGLRALGPGGRLVVNAIRKEDADKGALAGLDYPRDLWMEKELVSVANIARADVAEFLAFAAAAGIRPEVEVLPLAEANRALLDLKERRIRGAKVLVT
- a CDS encoding 4Fe-4S binding protein, producing MGTTDDRGSRIGRTRPLVRRLRAAVQSGVFLLVLWGGYDLWRFAGELEAGRVPAFAKPLSPEGFLPIGSLMSLKLWVTTGAWDPWHPAGMVILGAALALSLALRKSFCGWLCPVGTLSEVLWRGGRRLFGRTFALPRWADLTLRPLKYALLTFFFWIIVVRMSPEAIQGFLATDYWKAGDLKMLRFFTDMSATTAVVLAALVALSLVTKSFWCRFLCPYGALLGLLAAAGPVRVRRDADRCANCGACARHCPALLPVDRKAGIASPECIGCLTCVSRCPVPGALDVSLARRRVIPPWLYAAALVAIFFGILLAARATGHWHSGVSGEEYLRIVPSLAGLAHA
- a CDS encoding PAS domain S-box protein, whose translation is MSREASGPQDNTAPGHESAPHPLLALEERAERFRTLVEASSDWIWEVDENGVYTYVSPKVRDVLGYEPGEVLGRTPFDFMPPEERERVATEFLGHVRHGEPITALENVNLRKDGGRVTLETSGVPVRDAEGRLRGYRGIDRDISARKRAEQALRESEERYRKLYERTPVMMHSIDAEGRLLSISGAWLAQLGYTREEVIGRRSTDFLTERSRRYAREVVLPAFMKSGVCRDVEYQFVRKDGSVMDTLLSAIAEHDASGAFVRSLAVVVDVTEKRALEQERLRAQKLESIGTLAGGIAHDFNNLLQGVFGYISMARLKTDRPDEVLAMLSEAEQALHQAVGLTSQLLTYAKGGGPLKKIIALQPVIENAVRLALSGSRARPELAIPGDLWAVDADAGQIGQVVQNIVLNAEQSMPSGGTVTVTARNVPAAGGPAAHAGASPGNVEIVIRDEGTGIAAEHLPRVFDPYFTTKEKGTGLGLATVYSIVRNHGGTVDLASEPGRGTTVTVLLPAAPAQPDVEPAPAPRARRPLAEPRRARILVMDDEPVVREVAGALLGAIGHEPTLAENGEAALERYREAAAAGRPFDAVILDLTVRGGMGGKETMRRLLELDPAVKAIVSSGYSADGVLADYRDHGFRDVLAKPYTLTGLRDVLDRLLA